The Sphaerochaeta globosa str. Buddy region CGTCAAGGCCATCCTCGACGAAGTTGCCGCAGTCTACGCAAAGTACACCAAATAACTGATTCCCAGGAGAGAGGACGAATGAAGATACAAACCTTGAAAGCGAGCCATAGGCGGGAAGCAATCATCGGTTGGGCGTTTATCGCCCCCCAGATGGCGGGCTTTATCGTCTTCGTCCTGCTCCCTTTGGCCTCGGTTTTTGTGTATAGCATGCAGGAGAAGAACCTGCTTTTCGGTACCAGTCTGTTTACCGGACTTGAGAACTTTCGCCTGCTTGCCCAAGATCCTTTATTTGCAAAGTCCTTGGTCAACACCCTGATCTTCAGTGCCGGGGTGGTACCCCTGAACCTGGTCTTCAGCCTTTTGCTTGCCCTCTACCTCGGTGGAGGCAAGCGTGGAACGAAGTTTGTCAGGGGTATCATTTTCCTGCCGGTGATCACCAGCGGTGTTGCCTGGGCCATCGTATGGAAGTACCTGCTGCAAGGAGGCGATGCCGGTCCGGTCAACGCCTTCCTCTCGGTGTTCGGCATCACCGGGCCGAACTGGCTGTTCGAGAAAGGGTGGGCGATGGGTAGTGTCATCGTCACCCGGGTGATGAAGAACTTGGGTATGAACGTTCTCATTTTCATGGGAGCGGTACTGAACATGCCAGGCGACGTCCTTGAAGCTGCCCGTATCGACGGGGCTAAACGCTTCACCCTGTTCTTCAAGATCAAGCTGCCCCTGCTCATGCCCACCGTCATGATGGTGACCATCGTCACGATCATCGGTTCGATGCGTGTCTTTGACACCATCAAGCTCATGACCGATGGAGGGCCCGAAGGGTCGACCATGGTCATGGTCTACTACATTTACCATCAAGCCTTCAGAATGTTCGACACCGGCTTTGCCTCAGCCCTGGCCGTGGTGCTGTTTTTGATCGTTCTGCTTCTGACCGCCCTCCAGTGGTTTACCCGTAAGAGGATCTCCTACTATGAAAACTAAGAAATATTTCAATCAGATCCCCTATTGGTTGTTGATGCTCATTCTCACTGTTCTCTTCGTATATCCCTTCTGGTGGATGGTGGTGAACTCACTGAATGCGAGCGCCGAAATTTTCGGTGCGCCCAAACTATTACCCACCTCGTGGGCATTCTCCAACTATCGGGATATTTTTACCGTACAGCCGTTTGCCCGCCATTATACCAATACAGTGGTGGTTGCCCTGCTGGGAACGTTGGGCAACGTGCTGCTCTGTGCCATGGCGGGCTATGCCTTTGCCCGTATGCACTTTCCGCTTCGTAATACTGCATTCTTGTTGTTGCTCACCGCTTTGATGATGCCCATCGAGGTCACCATCATTCCCTTGTTTTTCCAGATGCGCAACTGGGGGGCGCACGATACCCTCACGCCCTTGATCCTGCTGGGAATATTCGGCAGTCAGGGGGCCTTTTCCACCTTCATGTTACGCCAATTCTATGTGACCGTGCCCAATGAGCTAGAGGAAGCAGCCCGCATCGACGGGCTCAATCCCCTGGGGATTTTCATCCGCATCATGCTGCCGGTCGCTGTTCCCGTTCTCAGTTCGGTAGCCATATTGGCTTTTATCGCAGTTTGGAACACCTACTTGGAACCATTGGTATTTCTCAGCTCGCTGGAAAAATTCACGCTCCCGCTTTCGCTGACGAATTTCAACGATACCTACGGTCTTCCCCAATGGCACCTGCAGTTGGCGGCGACCACACTTTCCATTGTACCCATTATGGCAGTCTATCTGATTTTCCAACAGAAAGTTTCCGACTCCATGGTGAATTCCGGTTTGAAATAAGAGGAGATCTTCATGCAAAGCATTACTCATACACCCTATGATTTGGTTGTTGTCGGTGGCGGCATCGCAGGCAGTATGGCAGCAGTTGCTGCAGGTCGTGAAGGTCTTTCTGTCCTGCTCATTGAGGAAGAAGGGTATTTAGGGGGAAGCCTTACCGCCTGTGGAACCGGCCCGATGATGACCTTCCATGCAGGACAGACGCAAGTCGTCCGTGGCCTTACTGATGAAATGATACAGCGTCTGGTACACAAAGGCTTATCGGTCGGCCATATTGCCGACTCCACCGGGTACACCTATTCGGTCACTCCCTTTGACAGCGAAGGTATGAAGCGCGAACTGGAGCTGATGTGTCTTGAGGCTGGGGTGCAATTGCTTTTTCACACCACGGTAGTGGAAGCGAATCCTCAGAAGGCCATTCTCTCTTCGATCAAATGCCTCTGTGCAGGCAACCTTTTCAGTGTGCAAGGCTCCTATTTCATCGATGCTTCGGGTGATGCCGACCTCATTGCCATGGCCGGTATTCCCTACGAGCAAGGCAGGGAAACCGATGGCAAGGACCAGCCGCTTACCATGAACTTCAAGCTGGTGGATGTGGATCTCCAGATCATTCGCAACCTCATGGACAGTGATATCGAGCTGTTTCCTTTCCTGATCCCTAAAGCAGGATTGCAGCACCAAGCCAGCCGGCTCTCCTTTTCCGGCTTCCAGCAAATTATGTACGAAGGGATAGAGAAAGGTGAAATTACCTTCGACCGCGATATCGTGCTTTGCTTTGAGACCAATGCAAAGAACGAAGTCATCGTAAATATGACGCGGGTGTTGGACAAGAATCCGGTCAAGCCGCTTGAACTTACTGCAGCCGAGCTGGAAGGCCGGCGTCAAGTTTGGGAGCTGTACGGCTTTCTGAAGACCCATATCCCCGGTTTCGAGCATGCACGCATGACCTCTAGCGGCCCCCGCATCGGTGTGCGTAGCTCTCGCCGACTCAAGGGTTTGTATCGGGTTACTGCAAAGGATTTGTTGAACGAGACCATCTTTGACGATGCCATCTCCGCCTGCGGTTATCCGATCGACATCCATTCTCCCGATGGAGCTGCCACCGACTCGACCTTCCTGCGTGAAGGCGGCTTCTATACCATTCCGCTGAGAAGCCTGCTCAACGCCCAGGTTCCCAATGTGCTGGCAGCAGGCAGAAACATCAGCTGTGAGTTTGCCGCACACGCGAGTTTGCGGGTGAGCCCGTCAGCCGGAGCCATAGGGCAGGGTGCGGGGACTGCCGTTGCCTTGGCTGTCAAAACCAAAACCGATCTTTTCCATCTTGATTTGGAAGCCCTGCATGCTACACTGCGCAAGGCGGGAGCATTCATAGGATGAAAGAATTCAAGCGGGTAACCTTGCAGGATGTAGCCAAGGAGGCAAAAGTCTCCTATGCCTCCGTTTCGGCCGTGCTCAACGGCAAGGATGGCAAGAGTATCCGGGTAGCTCAGAAGACGAAAGAGTTGATATTGGAATGTGCTGCAAGGCTTGGGTATGTCCCCAACATGGCAGCGCGCAAACTGAAAAACGGGACCAATTCCCTGATAGCAGTGTTCACCTACGAGCAGATTTTCCCTGTAGAGTCGGAGAATGAGTACTACCGCTTCTTTGTCGGCATCCAGGAAACGGCGGAAAAGTTGGGCTATGACATTCTGATTCTCAACAACCGGCCTACCGAGGAGAACTCAAGTCGCATCGTACTTGCCGATGGGGCTGTCATGATGGGTGTGAACCGTGACGACAAGGGCATCGAGCGGTTGGTGAAAGCCAATTATCCGCTGGTGTTTGTCGGGCGTCGCGAGGTTTCGGATGTTTCGACCCACTGGGTGACCTTTGACTATCAGAAAGTGATCGCCCAAATGGTCGACCATCTCAATGATTTGTGTAGTGCTCGCACCCTTGTGTATGTGGAGTCGCAGGAGCAGGAACGGGAACCCAGAAAGGACAAGCGTCGATTCTTGTTGGAAGCTGCCCAGTCCCTTGGGCTGGAAGTGCTTATTGTACAAGCCGATGAGCGTAATATGCTCTCGTTGGAGGCTTTCGGCCTCATAGAGCAGTGCAAGGTGGTTGTTTTTGACCGCCTGTTCCTGCTCGAGCCCTTTGAGCGCTTGTTGGAAAGAAAAGGCCTGAAGCTTGGCAGCGATATCTGGGGTGCAGTGCTCGAGGATGATTGGATGGGCAGCCATGAACATTGGACACGGTGGTCGAATCAACGCTTGGAACTGGGCTCGCTTGCAGTGGAGTACCTCTCACACCTTTTGCAGAAGGAAACCCTTGAGCAACTTGAAACCCTTACCCCGTTGTATCTGGTTATATCCGAGAGCTCAGCGTTCCCCAAATAAGTCAGGCTCCTTGAGGAGCAACGCATTCAGCGCCTGTGTAAGAGGCTGGGTTTGGTGATACAGCACTGTAGCATCTCCAAGCTTTCCTTCCTTGAGGATTCCTTTTTCACGAAGAAAGCCTTCAACCTTGGGAAAGTTCTCCGCTACATGGCCGAGATGCCCGCTGTTGGGACGGGGAACGAGCGTTCCGTCGGCGAGGCGGATGAAGAGCATACGCTTGTTCTCATTGATGCGGTTGGGGATGTCCAGCCACTCTTCCACGCCGTGGATGAAGGTGTCCCGATTCAAGCCTACACCAACCAGCAGGATGGTCGCATTGCGGTCCAGCAGCTTGCCCCATGCTCCCTGTCTCGGGCAGGGAGTGGTAAACAGGTGGTCTCCATCAGTGAAGGATCGGGCATCCCTGCCGAAGGCGACAACCGAATGTGTCGGATGTGCAGAGCGTATGCCGTTCGGGGTTTTTCTTGCCAGTTCGGGAATAATGCCGATGCAGACCTCGGTCTCCTGTACGCTGTAATAGGGTTGGTCTTCGGTCACATTCGCCCAGGTGTGGGTGGGGAAGACCATCAGGCCGTTTTTCATATACTCAACCATGGAATCGATTATACTCTGAGGCCCCCCTTCAACTTCACCCATACTCTTGTAGGAGAGGTGTGCAAGGGTGGTTCCGTTCGGGTCGATGCCGAGCGCTTTCAAATCGGCGAGCAAGCTTTGTTTCGTGTGCATGGGAGCAATCATGCCATACGAGTGAGGGAGAATCAAGGGCGGAAAACCGATGACTCACCTGCGTAATTGGAGTAAGATGATCGGTATGCGGGGTATGCAATGAAACAGACTTCTGAGCTTTTGTATCAAGAATATAGGCACATGCTGATGGATAACATTCTTCCATTCTGGCTTCGTTACGGTTTAGACCGGGTGCATGGCGGCATGTATACTGCATTGGACCGGGATGGTTCGCTTCTCGATACCGATAAATCGGTCTGGTTCCAGGGTCGCGCCTTGTGGACCTTTGCTACAGCCTACCGCCAGGTGGAGCAGAACAAAGAGTACAAAATGGTGTGTGACTCCCTGGTCTCCTTCATCGAGCAGAACTGCTTCGACCCCGCAGATGGTCGGATGTACTTCAGGGTCGCCAAGGATGGCAAGCCGGTTATCAAGCGCCTGCGCTACGTGTTCAGTGAAACCTTCACCATACTCGGCTTTGCAGCCTATAGCAGGGCGTTCAATCGTCCCGACTATGCACAGAAGGCGTATGACTTGCTGCTCAAGGTTGAACACTATCTGCTTACCCCGGGCCTCTTGGTCCCCAAGTTCGACACTCCCTCCCTTGGATTCGGCCTTCCTATGATTCTGCTCAATACCGTGCAGGAACTCAGGGCGGCTCTTCCTGAAAAAGCTGAGGAGTTCACTACGCGCATCGATGGCTATCTTGAGCAGATTAAAACCTACTTCATTCGACCGGAATTGCAGATTGTGGTAGAGCAGTGCAACCCTGACGGGTCGCTGCAGCTCGACCATTTTGAAGGGCGGCAGCTTAATCCGGGTCATGCCATAGAAGGTGCTTGGTTCATTCTCAATGAAGCGCGGTACCGCAAAAACGACCCTGAGTTGATGAACTTGGGAACCACCATGCTCGATTGGATGTGGAATAAGGGCTGGGACAGTGAGCACGGCGGGATTATCTACTTCCGTGATGCCCTGAATAAAAGTGCCACCGAATACTGGCACGACATGAAGTTCTGGTGGCCTCAGTGCGAGGCGGCCATTGCCAACCTCATGGCCTACAGCATGACCGGAAACGATGGCTACCTACAGCAGTTCGATACCGTGCACCAGTATATCAAAGGCCATTTCCTCGATTATGAGTTCGGGGAATGGTATGGCTACCTGCATCGTGATGGTACCCTTTCAACACCACTGAAGGGCAATATGTACAAAGGCCCGTTCCATATACCCAGAATGTATCTAGTCTGCTGTCAGTTGCTTGATGAGCTGAGACGGTAGGAGGAGAAAGAGGGGAGCTTCTTGTATGAAGTTCCCTTCTTGTATAGACACCTGTCTATCACATTGCAAAGCACTGGTTACTTAACATTTTTACATGTATTCGTAACATTTCTACATTGTTTTCAACAAAATACCCCCTAAGATAATATATGTCCAAGTAATTACTTATGCATTCTCACCCTTTGGACAAGAAAAGGAGTGAAGAGGTTTTTATGCCTCTCACTGAATAAAAACTAGGAGGAATTGTATGAAAAAGAGGAGTGTTGCCCTGTTGCTCGTTGCGCTGGTCGCAAGTGCATTGCTGTTTGCAAGCGGGGATGCTGAAAAAGCGAAAGCCCCTGATGTTTCCAAGCCGTTGTCGGTCATGATCTGGGACTCCAACCAAGAGCCCGGTATTCGAAAAATTATTGATGACTTCACCGCCAAAACCGGTGTTACTGCTGAAATCCAGGTTGTGGATTGGAATAACTATTGGACACTGCTCAGTGCCGGAGCGCAAGGCGGATCGCTTCCCGATGTGTTCTGGATGCATTCCAACGAATCACAGCGGTATATGTCCAACGACATGCTGCTCGATGTAACCGACCGCATCGCCAAGAGCTCAATCATCGATCCTGAGAACTACCCTGCAGACATCTGGAGCCTCTATACCTACAACAAAAAATATTATGCTGTTCCAAAAGATGTCGATACCATCGCCCTTTGGTATAACCGTGCACTGTTCGACCAGGCCGGTGTAGCATATCCAACTGATAACTGGACATGGGATGACCTGTATGCCGCCGCAAAGAAGATTACCAAGGCTGACGGCAGCGTCTATGGATTTGCCAATGTGAACTCAAACAACCAGGCTGGTTGGTACAACCTGATTTACGGCAACAATGGCTATGTACTGTCCGAAGACAAAAAGAAGTCGGGACTGGACCTTCCTGCTTCCATTGAAGCAATGAAGTGGATGGAGAAGATGATCAATGAGAATTTGATGCCTCCGCAGAACGTGATGAGTGAGAGCTCGGAGGACGTTCTTCTCCAATCCGGTAAAATTGCAATGACCATGCAGGGTTCCTGGATGTTGCCTGCTTTCCGCGACAATGAGTACACCCTGAAAAACTGTGATATCGCCATGCTGCCGAAGAACAGCAAGACCGGCCGTCGCCCATCCATCTACAATGGTCTGGGTTGGGCCATTGCCAAGAGCTCCCAGCGCAGTGATGATGCTTGGAAGCTTGTTGAGTACTTTGGTTCAAAAGAAGGCCAACTCAAGCAGGCACAGCTGGGCATCACGATGTCTGCATATACCGACACCAGTGAAGCATGGAAGAACGGCGTGCCGCAGTTCAACCTGCAGGCGTATTTGAACATGCAGGACGATATGGTTATCCGCCCGTTCTCCAGAAATACTGTGAAATGGGAGAATGCCGTGCTTGATGTCATGCTGAAGGTCTGGTCGAAGGAAATGACCATGGAAGCAGGATGCAAGGAAGCAGCCCGCCAAATGAATGCAATTCTTGCCGAGGAGTAAGAAACACGTGTTTGAACCCGGGCGGGGGAGACCCTGTCCGGGATTGTCCAAGGAATGATTCTGCATGAACAGACGCTCGCTACGTTCTACAACTACAACCCAGATGTTTGTCTGGGGATGGGTTTTGATTCTTCCCACCATTATGGGCTTGATGGTTCTGAACATCGTCCCCATGATTGCCACTGTCTATCAGAGCTTCCATAAGACAGGAGATTTCGGTAGGGGTAATGTCTTTATCGGGCTGAAAAACTTCCAGAAGTTGTTCTCCGACCAGGCGGTTTTGCAATCGATCATCAATACATGCAAGTATACGATTGCCCAGGTTCCGCTTTCTGTTTTTATCGCCTTGATTCTGGCTGTGATGCTCAACCGGCAGATACGAGGCAGAGGTGCCTACCGAACCATTTTCTTCCTACCCATGGTTGTTGCCCCGGCTGCTATCGCCATGGTATGGCGATGGCTCTACAACTCAGAATTCGGATTGATCAATAATGCATTCAATCTCAATGTGAGTTGGATTTCCGATCCTGCCATTGCAGTGTATTCAATAGCCATCATCGGCATCTGGTCCGATATCGGATACAATATGATTCTATTCCTTGCAGGACTGCAGGAGATCCCCAAGGACTACTATGAGGCAGCCGACCTCGATGGGGCGAACGCCATCCAAAGCTTTCGGCATATAACTGTTCCGATGGTCTCCCCGATTCTCTTCTTTGTCATCGTTACCCGTATGATTGCCGCCATGCAAGTTTTTGATACCATTTTCATGGTCATGGAGCAGCGGTCAAATCCAGCTATGTATAAAACCCAGTCATTGGTATATCTCTTCTACCAATCCTCGTTCGTGGAACGGGATTTTGGGTATGGTTCAACGATTGTAGTAGTGTTATTGGTTCTCATTATGTGCATAACTGCAATACAGATGATCGCCCAGAAAAAATGGGTCCATTACAATTAGGAGGCACGGATGAGAAAAAGAAAGCTTTCAACCACCTTGTTGTTGCATGCGATTCTGGTCTGCGTCTCACTGACCATGATCATTCCCTTTGTGTGGATGATTCTTACCTCATTTAAAACGGCAGGGCAGTCCATACAGCTCGATCCGTATGTATTCTTTCCCACAAGGTTCCAGTTCGATTCCTTTATTCGTGTGTTTACGACGAATAATTTCCTGAATCTGTATAAGAACACCCTCCTGTTGATTGCATTCAGAATACTCTGTGCCGTGGTGACAGCGAGCATGGCTGGATTCGCGTTCGGTAGATTGAAGTTCTTCGGTTCTGAATTGGCATTCTCACTTGTTCTTGTTCAGATGATGATTCCCAGTCAGATTTTCATCATTCCCCAGTACCAGATGATCAGCAGGCTGGGTATGACCAATACGACCTTTGCTCTGGTCTTTCCCGGATTGGTGAGTGCTTTTGGTACCTTTTTAATGCGTCAAGCATACAAAATTCTCCCCAAGGATATCGAGGATGCCGCCAAAATCGATGGGTTGAATATCGGAAAAACCTTTATTCTCGTACTCGCCCCCCTGACAAAATCATGTTTGGTAGCCTTAAGTGTATTTACTGCGGTGTTTGCCTATAAGGAACTGATGTGGCCGATGATCGTCAATACCAGCAAGGACTCATTGGTGTTGGCTTCTGCCTTGGCAAAAATGAAAGGCCAGTATATGGCCAACTATCCAGAGCTCATGGCAGCGTCTTTGATCGCGTGTGTTCCGATGATTGTCTTGTATTTTATCTTCCAAAAGCAATTCATCGAAGGAATTGCGACCTCTGGAGGAAAATTATAGCGCTTTGTTTGTTTTGTAGTCTCAGGTTCTGATGAAAGGCTCCCATTAAGGGATGTCATTGTCGGTATTTCTTGGGAAGTCGGTATATGTGGTAAGATTCCTCGTAAGAGGACCTTGCAAAAGAGGGGATGTGATGAAAATTACCTTTTTAGGAGCAGGCAGCACCGTGTTTGCACGCAATGTGCTGGGTGATTGCATGGGAACCGAGGCGCTCAGGTGCGCAGAGATGGCACTCTATGACATTAATGCAAAACGGCTGGAAGAATCGAAACGTATCTTGCAGGCCATCAACGATACCATCAATGAAGGACGTGCCCGTATAACGGTCTATCATGGACCTGGTCAGCTGGAAGCTGCCCTGCAAGGTGCCCGCTTCGTCGTCAATGCCATTCAGGTGGGAGGGTATGATCCTGCAACCATCATTGACTTTGAAATTCCCAAGAAATATGGGTTGAGGCAGACGATTGCCGATACAATCGGCATCGGGGGTGTCATGCGTGCGCTGCGTACGATTCCTGTAATGGATGAGTTTGCAAAAGTCATGCAGCGCGTCTGCCCTAACGCCCTGTTGCTGAACTACTCGAATCCCATGGCTATGCTTACTTCCTATATGCTGCGCTATTCAGCGGTACAAACCGTGGGCTTGTGCCACAGCGTGCAAATCTGCTCGGAAACCCTGCTCAAAGGACTGGGTATGGAGGACAAGCTGGAAGGACGGGTGGAGACCATTGCGGGCATCAATCACATGGCATGGCTGTTGAGTTTGTATGACAAGAATGGCAATGACCTGTATCCCGAGATCAAGAGACGGGCCGCCCAAAAGAATGCGACACAGAAGCACGATGACATGGTCCGTTATGAGTATATCAAGCACCTTGGGTATTACTGCACCGAGTCGAGCGAACATAATGCCGAGTACAATCCGTTCTTCATCAAGAAGGGCTATCCGGATTTGATCGACCATTTCAACATTCCCCTGGATGAGTATCCCAGAAGGTGCATCCGTCAGATTGATGAGTGGGAGGACGAGTGGAAGAGTATCCACAACCAAGGAACGATTGCCCACGAACGTTCGCTTGAGTACGCTTCCCATATTATGGAATCAGTAGTTACCAATACGCCGTACAAGATCAACGGCAATGTGCTGAATACGGGCTTGATCGACAATCTTGACCAGAGTGCGTGTGTCGAGGTTCCTTGTCTGGTGGATGGAAGCGGTGTGCATCCTTGCAAGGTAGGGAAGCTTCCTGTGCATCTTGCGGCTATGAACATGACCAATGTCAACGTTCAGCTACTCACCGTCGAGGCGGCGGTCAGCAGGAAGAAGGAGGACATCTACCATGCTGCGATGCTTGATCCTCACACGGCGGCCGAGCTTTCCATCGACGACATTGTTTCCCTGTGCGATGAGATGATTGAGGCGCATGGTCCTTTCATGGCCATGTATCGCTGAAGCCCTTAGCGTTGCTGTGAATATTCCCCCGCCCAACCGGCGGGGGTGTATAGTTACGAGAAGGAGTAGTGCCATGAGCGATGAAGAGTTGTTGATCAAGGCTGCAAGGTTTGTAGGGCTGGACGGTGTGAAGAAGTCTGCCATCGACCTTGCTCTTTCCTATTGCGGAATCCAACAGTGTTCACCGCTTCACAACAATGGTCCGGAGATACGGGATACCAGCTTTATCCATATTGTGAGCACCGGCAAAGGCGTGCTGAAAATGGACGGCAAGGAGTATCACCTGCAGAGCAATCAGGCATTTCTTATTCCTAGTGGAGTGAGTGCGCAGTATACCGCCGACAAGGACGACCCCTGGCACTACATGTGGGTGGGTTTTTCAGGGCTGATGAGTGAAGAGAGCATGGCCATGGCTGGGTTCAGCAGGGAACATCCCGTTCGCAGTGTGCTCAACGAACAGCTTTTGCTCCAGGATATCGAAGGCATGATTGAAACCTATCACCTCACATTCACCAATGAACTGCGCCGAAACGGGTGTTTTTTTCACTTCATCTCCCATCTGATCGAGGACTACCAAGCACAGGGCTCGCTTGTCGGAGAAAGCAGCCTGCAATGTGCCCAGTATGCCCGTAACGCCTACCATTTCATTATGGAACATTTCAGCGAACCGATAAAAATCCAGGAGTTGGCAGAGCAGTTCGGGGTGAGTCGGAATTATCTGTATGCATGCTTTAAGGAGGTGTACAAGGTATCGCCGAAGCAGTTCCTCAATGCCGTACGGATGGAACATGCTTCCAGCTTGCTGCTCTCAAAGTATCTGTATGTATCGCAGGTTGCCCATCAGGTGGGATTCGACGATGAGCTGGCTTTCTCAAAAGCTTTCAAGGAATTCCATGCTCTTTCTCCCACCGATTTCAGAAAACAACTGCGTTCACACGCTACGAAGCCTATACCAAGTCCCTCGTAATCTGCTTCCACTTGCGGTCCATATCCTGCATCAACGCAATCTGGGTTCTGGTGCGGTCGAGGTTGTGACTGGTGTGCTCGATATGATAGTAGACATCACCGTTGAGGTAATCGGTTAGGAAGCGGACGCCCATAATCTGGGTGGTGGCCCGTCCCGACTCTGCAATAAGGCTTTTCTCGGTATCTGTCAGGAAGCTGTCGGCAACCGAACGGTAGCCTTTGACCATCTGGACAAACAGATTGCTATCGCAGCCTACCTTGGCCAGGTCCTGCTCGTCTTCGCTTGCAGTTATGCTGCCGGTTCTGAGCATGTCTCCGGTGTCGAAGAGAATGGTTCCGCTCATCACCGTATCAAGATCGATCACGCAAAGTCCTTCACCGGTGTTCTGATCGAAGAGCACGTTGTTGATCTTTGTGTCGTTGTGCGTCACCCGAAGCGGTACCTGTTTCGACTCGAGTGCGTTGGTGAGGGCCATGCCGCGTTCTTCATTGTCGAAGAAGAACGCTACTAGATCTGTCACTTCGTGAAGCCTTCCAGCCTTGTTGTCCGCAATCGCCTGTCTGAGTTGGCTGTAGCGGCTTCCCATGTGGTGGAACTTGGCAATCGTGGTATGAAGCTGGTCGGCAGGAAAATCAGAAAGATGCTTCTGAAAGGTCCCTACCGCCTCACCGAACCGGAATGCAAGGCCTGCATTGTCGAGGAAGGGGTAGGTGTTCACCCCATCGATGAAATGATAGGTTCTCCA contains the following coding sequences:
- a CDS encoding phosphotransferase enzyme family protein, encoding MQDITDIIALFAIEGELKKVKANKEGHINSTFISTFEHKGTLHKYTHQKLNDAVFTRPEEVMQNIQKVTGHIQSKLEHLPDLDKRCLKLVQTKQGGFYAYDDEQNLWRTYHFIDGVNTYPFLDNAGLAFRFGEAVGTFQKHLSDFPADQLHTTIAKFHHMGSRYSQLRQAIADNKAGRLHEVTDLVAFFFDNEERGMALTNALESKQVPLRVTHNDTKINNVLFDQNTGEGLCVIDLDTVMSGTILFDTGDMLRTGSITASEDEQDLAKVGCDSNLFVQMVKGYRSVADSFLTDTEKSLIAESGRATTQIMGVRFLTDYLNGDVYYHIEHTSHNLDRTRTQIALMQDMDRKWKQITRDLV
- a CDS encoding alpha-glucosidase/alpha-galactosidase; protein product: MKITFLGAGSTVFARNVLGDCMGTEALRCAEMALYDINAKRLEESKRILQAINDTINEGRARITVYHGPGQLEAALQGARFVVNAIQVGGYDPATIIDFEIPKKYGLRQTIADTIGIGGVMRALRTIPVMDEFAKVMQRVCPNALLLNYSNPMAMLTSYMLRYSAVQTVGLCHSVQICSETLLKGLGMEDKLEGRVETIAGINHMAWLLSLYDKNGNDLYPEIKRRAAQKNATQKHDDMVRYEYIKHLGYYCTESSEHNAEYNPFFIKKGYPDLIDHFNIPLDEYPRRCIRQIDEWEDEWKSIHNQGTIAHERSLEYASHIMESVVTNTPYKINGNVLNTGLIDNLDQSACVEVPCLVDGSGVHPCKVGKLPVHLAAMNMTNVNVQLLTVEAAVSRKKEDIYHAAMLDPHTAAELSIDDIVSLCDEMIEAHGPFMAMYR
- a CDS encoding AraC family transcriptional regulator, translating into MSDEELLIKAARFVGLDGVKKSAIDLALSYCGIQQCSPLHNNGPEIRDTSFIHIVSTGKGVLKMDGKEYHLQSNQAFLIPSGVSAQYTADKDDPWHYMWVGFSGLMSEESMAMAGFSREHPVRSVLNEQLLLQDIEGMIETYHLTFTNELRRNGCFFHFISHLIEDYQAQGSLVGESSLQCAQYARNAYHFIMEHFSEPIKIQELAEQFGVSRNYLYACFKEVYKVSPKQFLNAVRMEHASSLLLSKYLYVSQVAHQVGFDDELAFSKAFKEFHALSPTDFRKQLRSHATKPIPSPS
- a CDS encoding carbohydrate ABC transporter permease codes for the protein MRKRKLSTTLLLHAILVCVSLTMIIPFVWMILTSFKTAGQSIQLDPYVFFPTRFQFDSFIRVFTTNNFLNLYKNTLLLIAFRILCAVVTASMAGFAFGRLKFFGSELAFSLVLVQMMIPSQIFIIPQYQMISRLGMTNTTFALVFPGLVSAFGTFLMRQAYKILPKDIEDAAKIDGLNIGKTFILVLAPLTKSCLVALSVFTAVFAYKELMWPMIVNTSKDSLVLASALAKMKGQYMANYPELMAASLIACVPMIVLYFIFQKQFIEGIATSGGKL